The Nocardioides panzhihuensis genome has a segment encoding these proteins:
- a CDS encoding enoyl-CoA hydratase family protein: protein MTESPETPAELVHLDVADGVATITLDSPANRNALSRQLVTELFEALHTADKDSSVKAVVLQATGTVFCSGADLSEAATVPMEEGTRGIVRLQRTIVALTKPVVAKVQGPVRAGGLGLVAAADIAIAADTVSFALTEVRLGLAPAAISLSILPRIDSRAASRYFLTGDKFDAAEAARIGILTAAVPAASLDDEVAAITSSLLEGSPQGLRETKRLMVRGLVEHIDAGGEEMAAMSARLFGSDEAREAMTAFLTRKK, encoded by the coding sequence ATGACTGAGTCGCCTGAAACCCCTGCTGAGCTCGTCCACCTCGACGTCGCCGATGGAGTCGCCACCATCACCCTCGACTCGCCGGCCAACCGGAACGCGCTCTCTCGCCAGCTGGTCACGGAGCTGTTCGAGGCCCTGCACACGGCCGACAAGGACTCCTCGGTCAAGGCGGTTGTGCTTCAGGCCACGGGCACCGTCTTCTGCTCCGGCGCCGACCTCTCCGAGGCCGCCACGGTGCCGATGGAGGAGGGCACCCGTGGGATCGTACGTCTCCAGCGCACCATCGTCGCCCTGACCAAGCCCGTCGTGGCCAAGGTCCAGGGACCGGTGCGCGCGGGTGGTCTCGGCCTCGTGGCCGCCGCCGACATCGCGATCGCCGCCGACACCGTCTCCTTCGCGCTCACCGAAGTTCGGCTCGGCCTGGCCCCTGCTGCGATCTCGCTCTCGATCCTGCCCCGGATCGACTCCCGCGCGGCCTCCCGCTACTTCCTCACCGGCGACAAGTTCGACGCCGCCGAGGCCGCCCGCATCGGCATCCTGACCGCCGCCGTCCCCGCCGCCTCGCTCGACGACGAGGTCGCCGCCATCACCTCGTCGCTGCTCGAGGGCTCCCCGCAGGGTCTGCGCGAGACCAAGCGCCTCATGGTCCGCGGCCTGGTCGAGCACATCGACGCCGGCGGCGAGGAGATGGCCGCGATGTCGGCCCGCCTCTTCGGCTCCGACGAGGCCCGTGAGGCGATGACCGCCTTCCTGACCCGCAAGAAGTAG
- a CDS encoding SigE family RNA polymerase sigma factor: MTMDAIAPTRREREVSVATVDFDDFVAARSGALLRTAFLLTRDHALAEDLLQTALAKAWFAWPKIENHEAYLRRILVNTYTSWWRRKWNGEQPTLELVERSVDHPEEGAHDLWTALGRLPRRQRAVVVLRYFEDLTEAQTAGILGCSVGTIKSQTSKALAKLRIDPALAPVQEEN; the protein is encoded by the coding sequence ATGACGATGGATGCCATCGCGCCGACCAGGCGCGAGCGTGAGGTGAGCGTCGCCACGGTCGACTTCGACGACTTCGTGGCGGCGCGATCGGGTGCGTTGCTGCGTACCGCTTTTCTCCTCACGCGTGACCACGCGCTCGCCGAGGATCTGCTTCAGACGGCTTTGGCCAAGGCGTGGTTCGCCTGGCCGAAGATCGAGAACCACGAGGCGTATCTCCGCAGGATCCTCGTCAACACCTACACCTCGTGGTGGCGACGGAAGTGGAACGGCGAGCAGCCCACCCTGGAGCTCGTCGAAAGGTCCGTCGACCACCCCGAGGAGGGCGCCCACGATCTGTGGACCGCTCTCGGGCGGCTGCCGCGGCGGCAGCGCGCCGTCGTCGTGCTCCGCTATTTCGAGGACCTCACCGAAGCCCAGACGGCCGGGATCCTCGGCTGTTCGGTCGGCACCATCAAGTCCCAGACGTCCAAGGCCCTCGCCAAGCTCCGCATCGATCCCGCCCTTGCTCCGGTCCAGGAGGAGAACTGA
- a CDS encoding RDD family protein produces MSQQMSNFGPPPGPPPGPPSGPPPGAPQDPTRGPSEQPQAPPWAQQSYVPSGPPLASWGRRVAGALIDIALLLPFYLVAGVGGGLSQESGIFVTAFGLLVTVVGWVGFIGFAVWNHVLKQGRTGYTIGKGVVGIKLVRKTPPATDGQATIGAPLAGLRQVLHVLDAFCMIGYLWPLWDDKRQTFADKLVGTLVVVEPRSQA; encoded by the coding sequence ATGAGCCAACAGATGTCCAACTTCGGCCCGCCACCCGGCCCACCACCGGGCCCGCCGTCAGGGCCGCCGCCAGGCGCACCGCAGGACCCCACCCGTGGACCGAGCGAGCAGCCCCAGGCCCCGCCCTGGGCGCAGCAGTCGTACGTCCCCTCCGGCCCCCCGCTGGCGAGCTGGGGTCGCCGGGTCGCCGGCGCGCTGATCGACATCGCCCTGCTGTTGCCGTTCTACCTGGTCGCCGGTGTGGGAGGTGGACTGTCGCAGGAGTCCGGCATCTTCGTCACCGCCTTCGGGCTCCTGGTCACCGTGGTCGGCTGGGTCGGGTTCATCGGCTTCGCCGTCTGGAACCACGTCCTCAAGCAGGGGCGCACCGGCTACACCATCGGCAAGGGCGTCGTCGGGATCAAGCTGGTCCGCAAGACCCCTCCAGCCACGGACGGGCAGGCCACGATCGGCGCGCCGCTCGCGGGGCTCCGACAGGTGCTGCACGTCCTCGACGCGTTCTGCATGATCGGCTACCTGTGGCCGCTGTGGGACGACAAGCGCCAGACCTTCGCCGACAAGCTCGTCGGAACCCTGGTCGTCGTGGAGCCGCGCTCTCAGGCGTGA
- a CDS encoding acyl-CoA dehydrogenase family protein, whose protein sequence is MTTATVPNPFGEPEERIALREAVAKLAGKYGHDFVAKQAREGGKMTEMWLEMGRNGFLGVNIAEEYGGGGGGMGDLAAVLEEAGTAGAPLLMMVVSPAICGSIIGRCGTEEQKKRWLPAIADGSLLMAFGITEADAGSNSHKITTTAKRDGDSWVLNGQKTFISGVDEADSVLIVARTEDAKTGKLKPALFVVPTDSEGFTKQVIPMAWEAPEKQFTLFIDDVRLPADALVGDEDGGIWQLFAGLNPERIMGAALSCGMARYALAKAVEYAGTRSVWRDTPIGSHQGIAHPLAKVKIELEQARLLWQKAAALYDAGDDAGAGEYANMAKYAAGEVACNATDAAVHTHGGNGLTVEYGLANQLVAARLGRIAPVSREMILNYIAMHTLGLPKSY, encoded by the coding sequence ATGACCACCGCAACTGTGCCCAATCCATTTGGTGAGCCCGAAGAGCGGATCGCGCTACGGGAGGCGGTGGCGAAGCTGGCCGGGAAGTACGGTCACGACTTCGTCGCCAAGCAGGCCCGTGAGGGCGGCAAGATGACCGAGATGTGGCTCGAGATGGGCCGCAACGGGTTCCTCGGCGTCAACATCGCCGAGGAGTACGGCGGCGGTGGCGGTGGCATGGGCGACCTGGCCGCGGTCCTCGAGGAGGCCGGGACCGCCGGTGCTCCGCTGCTGATGATGGTCGTCAGCCCCGCGATCTGCGGCAGCATCATCGGCCGCTGCGGCACCGAAGAGCAGAAGAAGCGCTGGCTGCCCGCGATCGCCGACGGCTCGCTGCTCATGGCCTTCGGGATCACCGAGGCCGACGCCGGCTCCAACTCCCACAAGATCACCACCACCGCCAAGCGCGATGGCGACAGCTGGGTGCTGAACGGTCAGAAGACCTTCATCTCCGGCGTCGACGAGGCCGACTCGGTCCTCATCGTGGCGCGGACGGAGGATGCCAAGACCGGCAAGCTCAAGCCGGCCCTCTTCGTGGTCCCGACAGACTCCGAAGGCTTCACCAAGCAGGTCATCCCGATGGCCTGGGAGGCGCCGGAGAAGCAGTTCACGCTCTTCATTGACGACGTACGCCTCCCCGCGGACGCCCTCGTCGGAGACGAGGACGGCGGCATCTGGCAGCTCTTCGCCGGCCTCAACCCCGAGCGCATCATGGGCGCCGCGCTCTCCTGCGGGATGGCGCGCTACGCGCTGGCCAAGGCCGTCGAGTACGCCGGGACCAGATCAGTCTGGAGGGACACCCCGATCGGCTCCCACCAGGGCATCGCGCACCCGCTGGCGAAGGTCAAGATCGAGCTGGAGCAGGCCCGCCTGCTGTGGCAGAAGGCCGCCGCGCTCTACGACGCCGGCGACGACGCGGGGGCCGGCGAGTACGCCAACATGGCCAAGTACGCCGCCGGCGAGGTCGCCTGCAACGCCACCGACGCCGCGGTCCACACCCACGGTGGCAACGGGCTCACGGTCGAGTACGGGTTGGCCAACCAGCTCGTCGCCGCCCGCCTGGGCCGGATCGCCCCGGTCAGCCGCGAGATGATCCTCAACTACATCGCCATGCACACCCTGGGACTCCCGAAGTCCTACTGA
- a CDS encoding acetyl/propionyl/methylcrotonyl-CoA carboxylase subunit alpha, with translation MINRLLVANRAEIASRVFRTARKLGIETVAVHSDADAGLPFVAEADHAVRLPGNAPAETYLRSDLVIEAAKVAGADAIHPGYGFLSENADFARAVEAAGLIWIGPAPESIEKMGSKIEAKKIMAAAGVPVLEAPASPTEADLPLLVKASAGGGGRGMRIVRSLDALAAEVATAEAEAASAFGDGTVFVEPYVEAGRHVEVQVVGDGAGNVAVFGERDCSVQRRHQKVVEESPAPLLPDSVRKALHEAARNAAAAIDYRGAGTVEFLYDAASERFWFLEMNTRLQVEHPVTELVHGVDLVELQIAVAEGSEGVVSTGSTTGVDGHAVEVRLYAEDPAADYQPQSGVLTRLEVSTGSTTGATDVRVDAGYTSGSKVSTFYDAMLAKVIVHAPTRDAAIRRLVGVLRTAKVHGLRTNREQLVEILRSEEFVSGQVTTSLLDERKFVRPEKRDPGAAVAAAVALAERTRRPGIPVAWRNVTNQPQRTEFEGFPVVEWYSERDGYSVLHDDAADWRVVHASPGMVTLEWDRVRTTYEISVGGRKGAEVIDVDSPNGHVELRRVPRFVDPADQIAEGSLLAPMPGSVVSVHAESGQSVTPGQKLIVLEAMKMQHTVTAPSGGVLTQLNVKPGTQVAAGEVLAVVEETA, from the coding sequence ATGATCAACCGACTGCTAGTCGCCAACCGCGCGGAGATCGCATCGCGCGTGTTCCGCACCGCCCGGAAGCTGGGGATCGAGACTGTCGCGGTCCACTCCGACGCTGACGCGGGCCTGCCGTTCGTGGCTGAGGCTGACCATGCCGTACGCCTCCCCGGCAACGCCCCCGCCGAGACCTACCTCCGCAGCGACCTCGTCATCGAGGCCGCCAAGGTGGCCGGTGCCGACGCGATCCACCCGGGCTACGGGTTCCTCTCGGAGAACGCCGACTTCGCTCGCGCGGTCGAGGCGGCCGGTCTGATCTGGATCGGGCCGGCGCCGGAGTCCATCGAGAAGATGGGCTCCAAGATCGAGGCCAAGAAGATCATGGCCGCGGCCGGCGTACCCGTGCTCGAGGCTCCCGCCTCGCCGACGGAGGCCGATCTGCCGCTGCTGGTCAAGGCGTCCGCCGGTGGCGGTGGGCGAGGGATGCGGATCGTCCGGTCCCTCGACGCTCTGGCCGCCGAGGTCGCCACCGCCGAGGCCGAGGCTGCCTCTGCCTTCGGGGACGGCACCGTGTTCGTCGAGCCGTACGTCGAGGCCGGGCGTCACGTCGAGGTCCAGGTGGTCGGCGACGGCGCCGGGAACGTCGCCGTCTTCGGCGAGCGGGACTGTTCGGTGCAGCGTCGTCACCAGAAGGTCGTCGAGGAGTCCCCGGCGCCGCTGCTGCCTGATTCGGTCCGAAAGGCGCTCCACGAGGCGGCCCGGAATGCCGCCGCGGCGATCGACTACCGCGGGGCGGGGACCGTCGAGTTCCTCTACGACGCTGCCTCGGAGCGGTTCTGGTTCCTGGAGATGAACACGCGGCTTCAGGTGGAGCATCCGGTGACCGAGCTGGTCCATGGGGTGGATCTGGTGGAGCTGCAGATCGCGGTGGCTGAAGGCTCCGAGGGTGTGGTCTCGACAGGCTCGACCACCGGGGTGGACGGACATGCGGTGGAGGTGCGGCTCTACGCCGAGGACCCGGCTGCGGACTATCAGCCGCAGTCGGGAGTCTTGACGAGGCTGGAGGTCTCGACTGGCTCGACCACCGGGGCGACCGACGTCCGGGTCGACGCCGGCTACACCTCGGGTTCGAAGGTCAGCACGTTCTACGACGCGATGCTGGCGAAGGTGATCGTGCACGCCCCCACGCGGGACGCGGCCATCCGGCGTTTGGTCGGGGTGCTGCGTACGGCGAAGGTCCATGGGCTGCGCACCAACAGGGAGCAGCTGGTCGAGATCCTCCGGTCTGAGGAGTTCGTCAGCGGCCAGGTCACCACCTCCCTCCTGGACGAACGAAAATTCGTTCGCCCGGAAAAGAGGGATCCTGGCGCAGCGGTGGCGGCGGCGGTCGCGCTGGCCGAACGCACTCGCCGGCCCGGGATTCCGGTTGCATGGCGCAATGTCACCAACCAGCCGCAGCGCACAGAGTTCGAAGGGTTTCCCGTCGTCGAGTGGTACTCCGAGCGGGATGGTTACTCGGTCTTGCACGATGACGCGGCCGACTGGCGGGTCGTCCATGCATCCCCCGGGATGGTCACGTTGGAGTGGGATCGAGTGCGCACGACCTATGAGATCTCAGTTGGCGGGCGAAAGGGCGCCGAGGTCATCGACGTCGACAGTCCGAATGGACACGTCGAGCTTCGACGCGTTCCGCGGTTCGTCGACCCGGCCGACCAGATCGCCGAGGGAAGCCTGTTGGCCCCGATGCCCGGCAGCGTCGTATCCGTTCATGCGGAGTCCGGGCAGAGCGTCACCCCCGGTCAGAAGCTGATCGTGCTCGAAGCGATGAAGATGCAGCACACGGTGACGGCGCCCAGCGGCGGCGTACTCACCCAGCTCAACGTCAAACCAGGAACCCAGGTCGCCGCCGGCGAGGTGCTGGCCGTCGTAGAGGAGACAGCATGA
- a CDS encoding RDD family protein → MSNYGPPPGAPQDPSGQPTPPVPPPAPAYGQPSVPPPPPAPGYGAPAAPTGYGAAPAGYGYGGPTPPYASWGARAGAFIIDGLVGAVAMIPFWIGYGLLIGGAAAGGVSEYDPSTGTYTPPGEPNGALMAIGGLLMFIGFLVSLAFLFWNYGLKQGKTGYSIGKGVLGIKVIKEADGQVLGTWLSIGRFFVHYLDQLACYIGYLWPLWDDKRQTFADKILSTIVINEPKQ, encoded by the coding sequence ATGTCTAACTACGGCCCGCCTCCTGGCGCCCCCCAGGACCCCTCCGGCCAGCCCACGCCGCCGGTGCCGCCACCCGCACCGGCCTACGGCCAGCCCAGTGTTCCGCCGCCTCCGCCCGCACCGGGATACGGTGCCCCCGCCGCTCCCACCGGCTACGGTGCCGCCCCGGCCGGCTACGGCTATGGCGGACCGACTCCGCCGTACGCCTCTTGGGGCGCACGCGCCGGCGCCTTCATCATCGACGGACTCGTCGGCGCGGTCGCCATGATCCCGTTCTGGATCGGCTATGGCCTGCTCATCGGCGGAGCCGCCGCGGGTGGTGTCTCGGAGTACGACCCGAGCACGGGCACGTACACGCCCCCTGGAGAGCCCAACGGTGCGCTCATGGCCATCGGTGGGCTCCTCATGTTCATCGGCTTCCTCGTGTCGCTCGCCTTCCTGTTCTGGAACTACGGCCTGAAGCAGGGCAAGACCGGCTACTCGATCGGCAAGGGCGTCCTCGGGATCAAGGTCATCAAGGAGGCCGACGGCCAGGTCCTCGGCACCTGGTTGTCGATCGGACGCTTCTTCGTCCACTACCTCGACCAGCTGGCCTGCTACATCGGCTACCTGTGGCCGCTGTGGGACGACAAGCGGCAGACCTTCGCCGACAAGATCCTCAGCACGATCGTGATCAACGAGCCGAAGCAGTAG
- a CDS encoding HelD family protein → MNDKLAEREIAQEQSFVDRVYLQLMESARAAQELAKEGRDRGRLGHEGGLVERDAFAYQAARRIAQLDAAHEGLVFGRLDIDPGIDPKPRYVGRIGLRDAERDSLLIDWRAPAAAVFYQATAVEPRSVIRRRVLRSEGQNVVGVEDELLDADALERSGADLPIVGEGALMAQLSRARDRTMHSIVATIQAEQDKAIRAPGKGVTTISGGPGVGKTVVALHRAAYLLYTERRRYESGGVLIIGPSGVFMRYIERVLPSLGETAVALRSLGEVVDGVRATWHNDSAVADVKGSSRMAEVLRRAARQQAPGSPREFKVFYRDDSLRLDGKRLGELRRQLMSQGRRNQQLRRVPQLLLDLLWRQVRGDRGRERGREAFNDEMLDHPAFLEFAAAWWPALEAREVLGWLREPEFLSRVAEGILTYDEQQLLLKSWAGRGLTDADLAIEDIPLLDELRYALGDVPEQVADERDADQSGIDIAELMTASDREFASGRGWRPPTYRIDDDPFAHILIDEAQDLTPMQWRMVGRRGRTASWTIVGDPAQSSWPVPAESEAERAKALEGKAVHAFHLSTNYRNSAEIYSFAAAYAERVGLDADLPTAVRSTGVEPQVIEHAVDLEKATREAVGEIAAQVSGTIGIVVPVARRSEVNSWLASWSEFAADAPSAAASAADPTSVPSGEDRIVVLTGLDTKGLEFDGIAVVSPEEIERESATGRATLYVVLTRATQLLTTVS, encoded by the coding sequence TTGAACGACAAGCTGGCTGAGCGCGAGATCGCTCAGGAGCAGAGCTTCGTAGATCGCGTCTACCTCCAGCTGATGGAGTCGGCGCGCGCTGCGCAGGAGCTTGCCAAGGAGGGCCGTGACCGCGGTCGTCTGGGGCACGAAGGCGGGTTGGTCGAGCGCGACGCGTTCGCCTACCAGGCGGCGCGACGCATCGCGCAGCTCGATGCTGCTCATGAGGGCTTGGTCTTCGGCCGCCTCGACATCGACCCCGGGATCGACCCGAAGCCCCGTTACGTCGGTCGTATCGGCCTGCGCGACGCCGAGCGTGACTCGCTGCTGATCGACTGGCGGGCGCCGGCCGCCGCCGTCTTCTACCAGGCCACCGCCGTCGAACCGCGGTCCGTGATCAGGCGCCGGGTGCTCCGGTCCGAGGGCCAGAACGTGGTCGGTGTCGAGGACGAGCTGCTGGACGCGGACGCCCTCGAACGCTCCGGCGCCGACCTGCCGATCGTCGGCGAGGGTGCGCTCATGGCCCAGCTCAGCCGTGCCCGCGACCGCACGATGCACTCCATCGTCGCGACCATCCAGGCCGAGCAGGACAAGGCCATTCGCGCACCGGGCAAGGGCGTGACCACGATCTCCGGTGGTCCGGGCGTGGGCAAGACCGTCGTGGCTCTTCACCGGGCCGCCTACCTGCTCTACACCGAGCGTCGCCGTTACGAGTCCGGTGGCGTGCTCATCATCGGCCCGAGCGGCGTGTTCATGCGTTACATCGAGCGCGTGCTGCCCTCCCTCGGCGAGACCGCCGTGGCGCTGCGCTCGCTGGGCGAGGTCGTCGACGGCGTACGCGCGACCTGGCACAACGACTCTGCTGTCGCCGACGTCAAGGGGTCCTCGCGGATGGCCGAGGTGCTGAGGCGTGCCGCGCGTCAGCAGGCGCCTGGTTCGCCTCGCGAGTTCAAGGTCTTCTACCGCGACGACTCGCTGCGTCTGGACGGGAAGCGGCTCGGTGAGCTGCGCCGCCAGCTGATGAGCCAGGGCCGCCGCAACCAGCAGCTGCGCCGCGTACCTCAGCTGCTCCTCGACCTCCTCTGGCGTCAGGTACGCGGCGACCGCGGTCGCGAGCGAGGTCGTGAGGCGTTCAACGACGAGATGCTCGACCACCCCGCCTTCCTCGAGTTCGCCGCTGCCTGGTGGCCGGCGCTGGAGGCGCGCGAGGTGCTCGGCTGGCTGCGCGAGCCCGAGTTCCTCTCCCGCGTCGCCGAGGGAATCCTGACGTACGACGAGCAGCAGCTGCTCCTCAAGTCGTGGGCCGGACGTGGGCTGACCGACGCGGATCTGGCCATCGAGGACATCCCGCTGCTCGACGAGCTCCGCTACGCCCTCGGCGATGTTCCCGAGCAGGTCGCCGACGAGCGCGACGCAGACCAGAGCGGCATCGACATCGCCGAGCTGATGACCGCCTCCGACCGTGAGTTCGCCTCCGGCCGCGGCTGGCGTCCGCCGACCTACCGCATCGACGACGACCCGTTCGCCCACATCCTCATCGACGAGGCCCAGGACCTCACCCCGATGCAGTGGCGGATGGTCGGTCGCCGGGGACGTACGGCCTCCTGGACCATCGTCGGCGACCCCGCCCAGTCCTCGTGGCCGGTGCCTGCCGAGTCCGAGGCGGAGCGGGCCAAGGCGCTGGAGGGCAAGGCCGTCCACGCGTTCCACCTGTCGACGAACTACCGCAACTCGGCCGAGATCTACTCCTTCGCAGCCGCCTACGCCGAGCGGGTCGGCCTCGATGCCGACCTGCCGACCGCGGTCCGCTCCACCGGCGTCGAGCCGCAGGTCATCGAGCATGCGGTCGACCTGGAGAAGGCGACCCGGGAGGCGGTCGGTGAGATCGCGGCGCAGGTCAGCGGCACCATCGGCATCGTGGTCCCGGTCGCGCGGCGCTCCGAGGTCAACTCGTGGCTGGCGTCCTGGTCGGAGTTCGCAGCCGATGCTCCCAGCGCAGCCGCCTCCGCTGCCGACCCGACCTCGGTGCCCTCCGGCGAGGACCGCATCGTCGTCCTCACCGGCCTGGACACCAAGGGCCTCGAGTTCGACGGCATCGCCGTGGTCAGCCCCGAGGAGATCGAGCGCGAGTCGGCCACCGGACGCGCCACGCTCTACGTCGTCCTCACCCGAGCCACCCAGCTGCTGACCACCGTCTCCTGA
- a CDS encoding methyltransferase domain-containing protein, whose amino-acid sequence MDPVLDAFAAVPREGFLPREMRGNAAFDQPLPIGQGQTNSQPRTVADMLRLLEVAPGDAVLDVGSGSGWSTALLAHLTGPEGSVVGVELEPSLVRFGRRNLAATDQPWARIERATPGVLGWPEDAAYDRILVSAEAEELPPELVDQLAAPGRMVIPVAGLMTLVERSATGEVRVSGHGWYRFVPLRRRP is encoded by the coding sequence GTGGACCCGGTCCTGGATGCATTTGCAGCCGTCCCGCGAGAGGGCTTCCTCCCTCGCGAGATGCGTGGCAACGCGGCCTTCGACCAGCCGCTCCCCATCGGCCAAGGGCAGACCAACTCGCAGCCACGAACGGTGGCCGACATGCTCCGTCTCCTCGAGGTCGCGCCGGGCGACGCGGTGCTCGACGTCGGCTCGGGCTCAGGCTGGTCCACCGCGCTGCTCGCCCACCTGACCGGTCCCGAGGGGAGTGTCGTCGGGGTCGAGCTGGAGCCCTCTCTGGTCAGGTTCGGCCGCCGGAACCTGGCCGCGACCGACCAGCCGTGGGCCCGTATCGAGCGGGCGACACCCGGTGTCCTCGGGTGGCCCGAGGACGCTGCGTACGATCGCATCCTCGTCTCCGCCGAGGCCGAGGAGCTGCCGCCCGAGCTGGTGGACCAGCTCGCTGCGCCGGGTCGGATGGTGATCCCGGTCGCCGGGCTGATGACGCTCGTGGAGCGGTCCGCGACAGGCGAGGTGCGAGTGAGCGGTCATGGCTGGTACCGCTTCGTGCCGCTGCGGAGGCGGCCCTAG
- a CDS encoding YihY/virulence factor BrkB family protein, giving the protein MAGVAGKMDRAQRRFTPVAFPLAVIYKFYEDQGNNLAAIITYFAFISVFPILLLASSILGFVLEGNPDLQDAVLDTALAQFPIIGDQLGRKELTGSTGAIIIGGVAALYGALGLGLSLQNAVNTAWSVPRNSRPNPIFLRVRALLMLAAGGLAILSVTALSLVLSRTDFLGFKAVDIGYWLVILGTVVIVTGMLCVVFRMATTRDHSLGHALPGAFTFALLWQVLQYFGAEFVTNVLAPTSGMNQTFALVLGLVAFLYIAALMVVISIEVNVVYARHLWPRALLTLFTDDVELTEADRRAYASYALMQRHKGFETVAVTFDGPDGNTHEIVMDPSWLRKTARRIRRQDEFSQPLPPTKPPPPFPPGTLRSVPDPDGGEPNELAGP; this is encoded by the coding sequence GTGGCTGGGGTGGCGGGGAAGATGGATCGGGCTCAGCGCCGGTTCACGCCGGTCGCGTTTCCGCTGGCCGTCATCTACAAGTTCTACGAGGACCAGGGCAACAACCTCGCTGCGATCATCACCTACTTCGCCTTCATCTCGGTCTTCCCGATCCTGCTGCTGGCCTCCTCGATCCTCGGCTTCGTGCTGGAGGGCAATCCGGATCTGCAGGACGCAGTGCTCGACACGGCGCTGGCGCAGTTCCCGATCATCGGCGACCAGCTCGGGCGCAAGGAGCTGACCGGCTCGACCGGCGCGATCATCATCGGTGGTGTGGCTGCCCTCTACGGTGCGCTCGGGCTGGGGCTCTCGCTGCAGAACGCCGTCAACACCGCCTGGTCGGTGCCGCGAAACAGTCGCCCCAACCCGATCTTCCTGCGGGTACGGGCACTGCTCATGCTCGCCGCCGGCGGTCTCGCCATCCTCTCGGTCACTGCGTTGTCACTGGTGCTGAGCCGCACCGACTTCCTCGGCTTCAAGGCGGTCGACATCGGCTACTGGCTGGTCATCCTCGGCACCGTCGTGATCGTCACAGGCATGCTGTGCGTCGTCTTCAGGATGGCCACGACCCGCGACCACTCCCTCGGGCACGCCCTTCCGGGTGCGTTCACGTTCGCGCTGCTGTGGCAGGTGCTGCAGTACTTCGGCGCGGAGTTCGTCACGAACGTGCTCGCCCCCACCAGCGGCATGAACCAGACCTTCGCGCTGGTCCTCGGCCTGGTCGCGTTCCTCTACATCGCCGCGCTGATGGTGGTGATCTCGATCGAGGTCAACGTCGTGTACGCCCGTCACCTGTGGCCGCGTGCGTTGCTCACCCTCTTCACCGACGACGTCGAGCTGACCGAGGCCGACCGTCGCGCCTACGCGAGCTACGCCCTCATGCAGCGCCACAAGGGCTTCGAGACGGTCGCGGTCACCTTCGACGGCCCCGACGGCAACACCCACGAGATCGTGATGGACCCGTCCTGGCTCCGCAAGACCGCGCGGCGGATCCGTCGCCAGGACGAGTTCAGCCAACCGCTGCCGCCGACCAAGCCGCCACCCCCGTTTCCGCCGGGCACCCTGCGGTCGGTGCCGGACCCTGATGGGGGCGAGCCGAACGAGCTCGCGGGCCCCTAG